Proteins found in one Acidobacteriota bacterium genomic segment:
- the rpe gene encoding ribulose-phosphate 3-epimerase, translated as MSSVRIAPSLLSSDFARLAEAIAMIEESGAEIVHLDVMDGHFVPNLTIGPPVVKALRKETDLTFDTHLMVSEPQAWIPGFLDAGADMISIHVEADRHLHRGLSMIRDGGAKAGVAINPGTAVESVSEVLELTDYLLIMTVNPGFGGQRFIERGVGKIGRAKSMIESAGVPCDIEVDGGIDVTTAPRVVAAGAGILVAGSAIFGTSDPVGAVRALRQAAAGPVA; from the coding sequence ATGAGCAGCGTCCGGATCGCTCCATCCCTTCTCTCATCCGACTTCGCCCGGCTCGCTGAGGCGATCGCGATGATCGAGGAAAGTGGCGCAGAGATCGTTCACCTCGACGTCATGGACGGTCACTTCGTGCCGAATCTGACGATCGGGCCCCCGGTGGTGAAAGCGCTTCGGAAGGAGACCGATCTGACGTTCGACACCCACCTCATGGTTTCCGAGCCGCAGGCGTGGATTCCGGGATTTCTCGATGCGGGAGCCGACATGATCTCCATCCACGTCGAGGCGGACCGGCATCTTCATCGGGGGCTGTCGATGATTCGCGACGGTGGAGCAAAGGCGGGCGTGGCGATCAACCCGGGAACGGCGGTGGAAAGCGTCTCCGAGGTCCTGGAGCTGACCGACTATCTGCTGATCATGACGGTGAATCCCGGCTTCGGCGGACAGCGGTTCATCGAGCGGGGTGTTGGAAAGATCGGACGTGCGAAGTCGATGATCGAGTCTGCAGGAGTGCCGTGCGATATCGAGGTAGATGGCGGGATCGACGTCACGACGGCACCGCGGGTCGTTGCGGCCGGCGCCGGGATTCTGGTCGCCGGCTCGGCAATTTTCGGCACGTCCGATCCCGTTGGAGCGGTTCGGGCGCTACGACAGGCGGCCGCCGGGCCGGTGGCCTGA
- the bamD gene encoding outer membrane protein assembly factor BamD, which yields MNLSLILIGAFAMVALPSCNRNRTLEPVLINPAFLNLTKEEVFEQGEELLGQRKFARAREHFAHVYENFPNDPLGRRSLLAIADTYFEQGGEINLIEAQYKYRDFLNRYPGSEMADYATLQIALVAHKQMERPDRDQEKTYEAAAKLRDMIALYPNSSYRALAEEKLAEANDRLAEHEHIVARFYMNRGSWNAAVERLNGLIDDYPTYTRRDEVFFDLAEALTGLGRTGEARLYLERVLSEFPDSDLAEDARRRLAELTT from the coding sequence TTGAATCTCAGTCTGATTCTGATCGGGGCCTTTGCAATGGTCGCGTTGCCATCCTGCAACCGGAATCGAACATTGGAGCCGGTCCTGATCAATCCGGCGTTTCTGAATCTCACGAAGGAAGAGGTTTTCGAACAAGGGGAGGAATTGCTCGGACAGAGGAAGTTCGCGCGGGCTCGCGAGCATTTCGCTCACGTTTATGAAAACTTTCCCAACGACCCGCTCGGGCGGCGGAGCCTTCTGGCGATCGCGGACACCTACTTCGAGCAGGGCGGCGAGATCAATCTGATCGAGGCCCAGTACAAGTACCGCGACTTTCTCAATCGCTACCCCGGCAGCGAGATGGCCGACTACGCCACACTCCAGATTGCGCTCGTTGCGCACAAGCAGATGGAGCGTCCCGACCGGGATCAGGAGAAAACGTACGAGGCAGCGGCCAAGCTGCGCGACATGATCGCGCTCTACCCCAACAGCTCGTATCGCGCTCTCGCGGAGGAGAAGCTCGCCGAGGCCAACGATCGCCTGGCGGAGCACGAGCACATCGTCGCACGGTTCTACATGAACCGTGGGAGCTGGAACGCGGCAGTCGAGCGACTCAACGGTCTGATCGACGACTACCCTACATATACCCGGCGTGACGAGGTTTTCTTCGATCTGGCGGAAGCCCTGACGGGACTTGGAAGAACCGGTGAAGCCCGTCTCTATCTGGAGCGTGTTCTCAGCGAGTTCCCTGACAGCGATCTCGCCGAAGATGCGAGGAGAAGGCTCGCGGAGCTGACGACGTGA
- a CDS encoding tetratricopeptide repeat protein, with product MNLRAVLLGVLVTSACGTASPPEPAVPPPSAPVVATDPRVGELETTIRELTDRMEVMQARLEAMEDVVQSTRSVQQNPSSPAARTEVERTTTRQAAVVDASNSYREAQIMFGRGQIENARTAFEQVFRTDPVGDLADNALYWIGETYFVMGQYRSAIRVYDRIVRDFSNQNKAPDAMLRKGQALVKLGDLALAREVFSELVDRYSWSPAASAAEGELVRIRY from the coding sequence GTGAACCTGCGGGCAGTTCTGCTCGGAGTGCTCGTCACATCGGCGTGTGGCACCGCGAGCCCGCCCGAACCGGCGGTTCCGCCCCCTTCGGCCCCGGTTGTTGCGACTGATCCTCGAGTCGGCGAGCTCGAAACGACGATTCGGGAGCTGACCGATCGCATGGAAGTCATGCAGGCACGGCTCGAAGCGATGGAAGACGTCGTTCAATCGACTCGATCGGTTCAGCAGAACCCCTCGTCTCCGGCAGCCAGGACGGAAGTCGAGCGCACCACGACTCGCCAGGCGGCGGTCGTCGATGCGAGCAATTCGTACAGAGAAGCTCAGATCATGTTCGGCCGCGGACAGATCGAAAACGCGCGCACCGCCTTCGAGCAGGTCTTCCGGACCGATCCGGTGGGCGACCTGGCCGACAATGCGCTCTACTGGATTGGTGAAACGTATTTCGTGATGGGGCAGTATCGCTCGGCAATCCGCGTCTACGACAGGATCGTCCGCGACTTCAGTAATCAGAACAAGGCGCCGGATGCGATGCTCAGAAAGGGACAGGCACTCGTGAAACTGGGCGACCTCGCCCTCGCGCGCGAGGTTTTTAGTGAGCTCGTCGATCGCTATTCGTGGAGCCCCGCGGCAAGCGCTGCCGAGGGCGAGCTGGTTCGAATAAGGTATTGA
- a CDS encoding cyclic nucleotide-binding domain-containing protein — protein sequence MSEAIRDLLARRDYSGAAALLQSELAKYPKNVRMRLQYAEALSGGGNLEDALIQYDRVANEYEADGLIVQAIGVRKKAEKVAALLGAGALESDQSAPVLRAPESPLFEELEADELDALVAKMTFHQYEEGDIIITEGEQGSALYVIVSGSVKVFTRSQAGENIHLAVLEAGEFFGEISVLTGRPRTATITAAEKSELLRLDKPDFDALAAEKPNIRSVVEEFYERRARHTVEAVIESLKGAR from the coding sequence ATGAGTGAGGCGATTCGCGACCTTCTTGCCCGACGGGATTATTCGGGTGCGGCCGCCCTGCTCCAGAGCGAGCTCGCCAAGTATCCGAAGAACGTTCGAATGAGGCTTCAGTACGCGGAAGCTCTGTCCGGAGGTGGAAACCTCGAAGATGCGCTCATCCAATACGACCGCGTCGCGAATGAATACGAGGCCGATGGTCTGATCGTTCAGGCGATCGGAGTTCGGAAAAAGGCCGAAAAAGTGGCGGCGCTCCTCGGAGCCGGCGCGTTGGAATCGGACCAGAGCGCTCCGGTGCTTCGCGCTCCGGAGAGCCCGCTCTTCGAGGAGCTCGAAGCAGACGAACTGGACGCGCTCGTTGCGAAGATGACCTTTCATCAATACGAAGAGGGCGACATCATCATCACGGAGGGCGAGCAGGGCTCGGCCCTCTACGTCATCGTTTCGGGATCGGTGAAGGTCTTCACGCGATCTCAGGCCGGGGAGAACATCCACCTCGCCGTGCTCGAAGCAGGAGAGTTCTTCGGTGAGATCAGCGTGCTCACGGGCCGGCCGCGAACCGCGACGATCACCGCTGCCGAGAAGTCTGAGCTTCTGCGGCTCGACAAGCCCGACTTCGACGCGCTCGCGGCCGAAAAGCCGAATATCCGAAGCGTCGTCGAGGAGTTTTACGAAAGGCGGGCAAGACACACGGTCGAGGCGGTCATCGAATCGCTGAAAGGGGCGAGGTGA
- the def gene encoding peptide deformylase — protein MVLPIRKLGDDVLRKQTEPVVNFDADLKKLVDDMTDTMYDAPGVGLAANQIGVSLDLMIIDVTSGEEPGNLHVFANATISRTEEEQVGDEGCLSVPGFFEIVPRPAKVWVRYQDVDGEWREMETEGLMARAVCHETDHLRGLLYVDHLRGLKKERILRKIRKLDKAGEW, from the coding sequence GTGGTCCTCCCCATTCGTAAGCTCGGAGACGACGTCCTGCGGAAGCAGACCGAGCCGGTCGTGAACTTCGACGCCGATCTGAAGAAGCTCGTCGATGACATGACCGACACGATGTATGACGCGCCCGGCGTCGGCCTCGCGGCCAACCAGATCGGCGTCTCTCTCGATCTGATGATCATCGACGTAACTTCCGGCGAAGAGCCCGGAAATCTTCACGTCTTCGCCAACGCGACGATCAGCCGGACCGAAGAGGAACAGGTCGGCGACGAGGGCTGCCTGTCGGTCCCCGGGTTCTTCGAGATCGTCCCGAGGCCGGCAAAGGTGTGGGTTCGCTACCAGGACGTCGATGGGGAATGGCGGGAGATGGAGACCGAGGGTCTCATGGCCAGAGCGGTGTGCCACGAGACCGATCACCTACGCGGGCTTCTCTACGTCGACCATCTGCGGGGTCTGAAAAAAGAGAGAATTCTCCGCAAGATCAGGAAGCTCGACAAAGCAGGAGAGTGGTAG
- a CDS encoding STAS domain-containing protein, with translation MRIGTKQQGDVTVIDFEGRLALGDTEEELVQAIVALLQQGHRKILIDLSGIDYIDSNGLGELVHGFRAARDQGAVLKLLRPQDRVRQTLQLSMLLPLFEIYEDEEEALESFG, from the coding sequence ATGAGGATCGGAACAAAGCAGCAGGGGGACGTGACCGTCATCGATTTCGAGGGACGGCTCGCCCTCGGCGACACCGAGGAAGAGCTCGTTCAGGCCATCGTCGCGCTGCTGCAGCAGGGGCACCGGAAAATCCTGATCGACCTGTCCGGCATCGACTACATCGACAGTAACGGCCTCGGCGAGCTCGTGCACGGCTTCCGCGCGGCCCGGGATCAGGGGGCGGTGCTCAAACTGCTTCGCCCGCAGGACCGGGTGAGGCAGACGCTCCAGCTTTCGATGCTCCTGCCGCTCTTCGAGATCTACGAAGACGAGGAGGAAGCGCTGGAAAGCTTCGGGTAG
- a CDS encoding gamma carbonic anhydrase family protein — protein MLILPYKGKSPTFGRGVYIAPNATVIGDVEVGNGSSIWFGTVVRGDVHYIRIGEETNIQDNCCVHVTNGKWPCEIGHRVSVGHGAIVHGCVVADGSLIGMGALILDGAEVGEESLVAAGAVVTEGMRIPPRSLVVGVPARIKRELTADELERVRNNSANYVEYCKEYLGENR, from the coding sequence ATGCTGATTCTTCCCTACAAAGGAAAGTCGCCGACATTCGGTCGGGGGGTGTATATCGCTCCGAACGCGACGGTCATCGGTGATGTCGAAGTCGGGAACGGAAGCTCGATCTGGTTCGGCACGGTGGTTCGCGGTGACGTTCACTACATCAGAATCGGCGAAGAAACCAATATTCAGGACAACTGCTGCGTCCACGTGACCAATGGGAAATGGCCGTGCGAGATCGGCCATCGGGTGTCGGTCGGACACGGTGCGATCGTTCACGGGTGTGTGGTCGCCGATGGATCCCTGATCGGAATGGGCGCCCTGATTCTCGATGGAGCAGAGGTCGGAGAGGAATCGCTCGTGGCGGCGGGTGCAGTGGTCACCGAGGGGATGAGGATTCCACCACGCAGTCTGGTTGTCGGTGTGCCGGCACGGATCAAGCGCGAGCTGACGGCCGATGAGCTCGAGCGCGTCAGAAACAACAGCGCCAATTACGTCGAGTACTGTAAAGAGTATCTGGGAGAAAACAGGTGA
- the aspS gene encoding aspartate--tRNA ligase translates to MSSRVQAGSLRRRDAGQNVTVAGWVRKQRDFGELIFIDLRDRSGLLQLVLDQARSSPELMQMARDIRSEFVLRVTGLVVEREAERRNPELPSGEIELLVQQMEILSRSDTPPFVVDEDTSASEETRLEYRYLDLRRPNLTRNMILRDAVCRQVRNVLQKSGFLEIETPILTASTPEGARDYLVPSRVHPGEFYALPQSPQLFKQLLMVSGLERYYQIARCFRDEDIRSDRQPEFTQIDIEASFVDEEFLFDLIEKMFAAVFPEAGIHPSTPFPRLTWKEAMDRFGTDRPDLRYAMEIADATELASKMSFPPFAEAAGNDEVVRGIVVPRGSGLSRKRLDALTEEAKSLGAGGLVWVKLGTEPSSSIRKFLEAADYQRLREHFSAGSDDLLLMIVGSWEKASSILGDLRIRIAGDEGMIPEHQWKFVWIVDFPLFEFNAEDSRWYARHHPFTSPRPEHEESIESDPGSALARAYDIVLNGIELGGGSIRIHRPELQRKMFRALGIEDAEAEEKFGFLMEAFRYGAPPHGGIALGLDRIVMLMAGASSIRDVIAFPKTARGQDLMAGAPSPVAAKHLRELSISLKKKK, encoded by the coding sequence GTGAGCAGCAGAGTTCAGGCAGGATCGCTTCGCAGAAGAGATGCGGGGCAGAACGTCACGGTAGCCGGCTGGGTGCGGAAGCAGCGCGATTTCGGCGAACTGATCTTCATTGATCTGCGGGATCGATCGGGTCTTCTGCAGCTGGTCCTGGACCAGGCTCGCTCGAGCCCGGAGCTGATGCAGATGGCGCGGGACATTCGCTCGGAGTTCGTCCTTCGCGTCACCGGTCTGGTCGTCGAACGGGAGGCCGAGAGGCGGAATCCGGAACTGCCGTCGGGGGAGATCGAGCTGCTGGTCCAGCAGATGGAGATTCTTTCCCGCTCGGACACTCCTCCGTTCGTCGTCGATGAGGATACGAGCGCATCGGAGGAGACGCGACTCGAGTACCGCTACCTCGATTTGCGACGGCCCAATCTCACCCGGAACATGATCCTGCGCGACGCGGTCTGCAGGCAGGTCAGGAACGTCCTCCAGAAGAGCGGGTTTCTGGAGATTGAAACTCCGATCCTGACGGCGTCTACACCCGAGGGAGCGCGGGATTACCTCGTGCCGAGCCGCGTCCACCCGGGGGAGTTCTATGCGCTGCCCCAGAGCCCACAGCTGTTCAAGCAGCTCCTCATGGTCTCGGGACTCGAGAGGTACTATCAGATCGCGCGCTGCTTTCGCGACGAAGACATCCGCAGCGACCGGCAGCCGGAATTCACTCAGATCGACATCGAAGCCTCGTTCGTCGACGAGGAGTTCCTATTCGATCTGATCGAAAAGATGTTCGCTGCCGTCTTTCCCGAGGCGGGGATCCATCCGTCGACGCCGTTTCCCCGGCTCACCTGGAAGGAAGCGATGGACCGGTTCGGGACGGATCGTCCGGACCTGCGCTATGCGATGGAGATCGCCGACGCGACCGAACTGGCTTCGAAGATGAGCTTTCCTCCGTTTGCCGAGGCGGCTGGCAACGATGAAGTGGTGAGAGGAATCGTCGTTCCGAGAGGCAGCGGACTCTCGAGGAAGCGGCTCGACGCGCTGACTGAAGAAGCGAAGAGTCTGGGCGCCGGGGGGCTCGTCTGGGTGAAGCTCGGAACCGAGCCGTCCTCGTCGATCCGCAAATTCCTCGAAGCGGCCGACTATCAGAGGCTGCGTGAGCATTTTTCCGCCGGATCCGATGATCTGCTCCTGATGATCGTCGGTTCGTGGGAGAAGGCGTCGTCGATTCTCGGTGATCTTCGGATCAGAATCGCCGGCGACGAAGGCATGATCCCCGAGCACCAGTGGAAGTTCGTCTGGATCGTCGACTTTCCTCTTTTCGAGTTCAATGCCGAGGATTCGCGATGGTACGCGCGACACCATCCGTTCACCTCACCGAGGCCGGAGCACGAAGAGAGTATCGAGAGCGATCCCGGTTCGGCGCTGGCGCGTGCTTACGACATCGTCCTCAATGGTATCGAGCTGGGCGGAGGAAGCATTCGAATTCACCGTCCGGAGTTGCAGAGGAAGATGTTCAGGGCTCTCGGCATCGAGGATGCGGAGGCGGAAGAGAAGTTCGGATTCCTGATGGAAGCGTTCCGTTACGGGGCGCCACCGCATGGAGGAATCGCTCTCGGGCTCGACCGGATCGTGATGCTGATGGCTGGTGCGAGCTCGATCCGGGACGTGATCGCATTTCCGAAAACCGCGCGCGGTCAGGATCTGATGGCGGGTGCACCATCGCCGGTGGCTGCAAAGCACCTTCGCGAGCTTTCCATCTCGCTGAAGAAAAAAAAGTGA
- a CDS encoding 3-dehydroquinate synthase, whose product MGRRDPIREVQHSTGSYPVYFGRGALEELGGIVRASAGPRRPVVLAGRGVPENWVSVAAESCEAEPIFFRDGEGDKTLGTVEALIGAMLDRGVRRDSVAVVVGGGTAGDTGGFTASVFMRGIPFILVPTTLLSQVDSSIGGKLGVNHPLGKNMIGSFQAPVAVVSDPVTWSTLPERERRSGLYEVLKAGVIADRDLFLRLNELETGPSGEEIEAAVARSIEIKAGIVSRDEREAGERRLLNYGHTIGHAIERSAGYGSMTHGDAVAWGMIAANEIAVGRGILDWTERELIDQLILKWEPARLDLSRLDTVAGAVELDKKFTGSDRVMILPERIGRCAVVDRITTGEIGTAIALLQSYAER is encoded by the coding sequence ATGGGCCGACGCGATCCCATCCGCGAAGTGCAGCACAGCACGGGGAGTTATCCGGTGTATTTCGGCAGAGGAGCGCTCGAAGAGCTCGGTGGAATCGTGCGTGCGAGCGCGGGGCCGAGGCGCCCGGTCGTGCTGGCGGGAAGAGGCGTACCGGAAAACTGGGTATCCGTCGCGGCGGAGTCCTGCGAAGCCGAGCCGATATTCTTCCGGGACGGCGAAGGCGACAAGACGCTCGGGACGGTTGAAGCGCTCATCGGTGCGATGCTGGATCGCGGCGTCCGGCGTGACTCGGTGGCGGTCGTCGTCGGGGGCGGGACCGCCGGAGATACCGGCGGATTCACCGCCTCGGTCTTCATGCGCGGGATTCCGTTCATTCTCGTTCCTACGACTCTCTTGAGTCAGGTCGACAGCTCGATTGGCGGAAAGCTCGGGGTCAATCATCCCCTGGGAAAGAACATGATCGGGTCATTCCAGGCGCCGGTGGCTGTGGTATCGGATCCGGTCACCTGGTCGACGCTGCCCGAACGCGAGCGGAGATCCGGACTGTATGAGGTTCTCAAGGCGGGGGTGATCGCCGACCGGGATCTTTTTCTCAGACTCAACGAGCTCGAAACAGGGCCCTCGGGAGAGGAGATCGAGGCCGCGGTCGCAAGGAGTATCGAGATCAAGGCCGGTATCGTCTCCCGAGACGAGCGCGAAGCAGGGGAGCGCCGCCTCCTGAACTACGGGCACACGATTGGTCACGCGATCGAGCGGAGTGCGGGATACGGCTCGATGACTCATGGCGACGCTGTGGCCTGGGGGATGATCGCGGCGAACGAGATCGCGGTCGGTCGCGGCATTCTCGACTGGACCGAGCGGGAGCTGATCGATCAGCTCATTCTGAAATGGGAACCGGCGAGGCTCGACCTCTCACGACTCGATACGGTTGCGGGTGCAGTCGAGCTGGACAAGAAGTTCACGGGCAGCGATCGGGTGATGATACTTCCCGAGCGGATCGGACGGTGCGCGGTCGTGGATCGGATCACGACCGGAGAGATCGGCACTGCGATCGCGCTCCTGCAGAGCTACGCGGAACGTTGA
- a CDS encoding HAMP domain-containing histidine kinase translates to MNEIQKQIVENLMFPIAVVTAEGELPYSNASFRASFGDGAGNWIRAGCKTLGGERGWLIPFFDEDQEMDEVEVEYESRQYRVRRVPTGEANSKIALSFHDVTKEKEIEQARSDFTSMIVHDLRGPLSGIQGTLEFILDNPDTNLEALHSELLEESMRESKRMMNLIDEILDFSKIQSGNFEFQKDTVHIGSVLQHSVKSLAQASQRDGVHLMAAHGHDLPPIEGSAEKLTQVLINLLSNSLKFTPKGGVVTVAAKPQRAEDGSQNIVITVTDTGIGIKPEEQTKLFQKYRQASGKSFRGGGGTGLGLFIVKEVTEAHGGTVTLASVEGVGTSMVITIPVPVRGSQRSA, encoded by the coding sequence ATGAACGAGATTCAAAAACAGATCGTCGAGAACCTGATGTTTCCCATCGCGGTCGTGACCGCGGAGGGGGAGCTCCCATACTCGAACGCCTCGTTCCGAGCGAGCTTCGGAGACGGAGCCGGCAACTGGATCCGGGCGGGCTGCAAGACCCTGGGTGGAGAACGGGGCTGGCTGATCCCCTTCTTCGACGAAGACCAGGAGATGGACGAGGTCGAGGTCGAATACGAGTCGAGACAGTACCGCGTGCGACGCGTACCCACCGGAGAAGCGAACTCCAAGATTGCCCTTTCCTTCCACGACGTCACCAAGGAGAAGGAGATCGAGCAGGCACGCTCCGACTTCACCTCGATGATCGTCCACGACCTCAGAGGACCGTTGTCGGGAATCCAGGGAACACTCGAGTTCATCCTCGACAACCCCGACACCAACCTCGAAGCGCTTCACAGTGAGCTTCTCGAGGAGTCGATGCGCGAGTCGAAGCGGATGATGAATCTGATCGACGAAATCCTCGACTTCTCGAAGATCCAATCCGGCAACTTCGAGTTCCAGAAGGACACGGTCCATATCGGTTCGGTGCTCCAGCACAGCGTCAAGAGTCTCGCGCAGGCCTCTCAACGGGATGGTGTGCATCTGATGGCCGCACACGGACACGACCTTCCACCGATTGAAGGTAGCGCGGAAAAACTCACCCAGGTTCTCATCAACCTGCTGAGCAACTCCCTCAAATTCACACCCAAAGGCGGAGTCGTGACCGTCGCCGCAAAACCCCAGCGCGCAGAAGACGGGAGCCAGAACATCGTCATCACCGTCACCGACACCGGTATCGGAATCAAGCCGGAGGAACAGACCAAACTGTTTCAAAAGTACCGGCAGGCTTCCGGGAAATCATTCCGAGGTGGCGGCGGAACCGGGCTGGGGCTCTTCATCGTGAAGGAGGTGACCGAGGCTCACGGCGGGACCGTAACGCTTGCAAGCGTGGAAGGCGTCGGAACGAGCATGGTCATCACGATCCCGGTACCTGTCCGCGGCTCTCAACGTTCCGCGTAG